One genomic region from Eptesicus fuscus isolate TK198812 chromosome 4, DD_ASM_mEF_20220401, whole genome shotgun sequence encodes:
- the METTL27 gene encoding LOW QUALITY PROTEIN: methyltransferase-like protein 27 (The sequence of the model RefSeq protein was modified relative to this genomic sequence to represent the inferred CDS: inserted 2 bases in 1 codon) produces MISRRMAQEEGGSLSKVRARVGASHGITDLAQKLHFYDRWASDYDQDVAALQYRAPSLAVDCLTQALPGPPQAALILDVACGTGLVAAELQARGFLRLHGVDGSSGMLEQARARGLYQRLSLCTLGQEPLPSPEGTYDAVLMVGALSDGQVPCSAIPELLRVTKPGGLVCLTTRTNPSNLQYKEALEATLDKLEQAREWERLVAWPXWTGGNWLPPSWRWCLALLTAMASSLALSTSTESGRWPRLRK; encoded by the exons ATGATCAG CAGGAGGATGGCTCAGGAGGAGGGCGGAAGCCTGTCCAAAGTGCGGGCGCGGGTCGGGGCCTCGCATGGCATCACCGACCTGGCCCAGAAGCTGCACTTTTATGACCGCTGGGCTTCGGACTATGATCAG GATGTGGCTGCCCTGCAGTACcgtgcccccagccttgcagtgGACTGCCTCACCCAAGCCCTTCCAGGCCCACCCCAAGCCGCCCTGATCCTGGATGTGGCCTGTGGCACCGGACTGGTGGCTGCCGAG CTGCAGGCTCGAGGCTTCCTCCGGCTGCATGGAGTGGACGGGAGCTCAGGGATGCTGGAGCAGGCCCGGGCCCGCGGCCTCTACCAGCGCCTCAGCCTCTGCACCCTGGGCCAGgagcctctgcccagccctgaaG GGACCTACGACGCAGTGCTGATGGTGGGTGCCCTCAGTGACGGCCAGGTGCCCTGTAGTGCGATACCTGAGCTCCTGCGAGTTACCAAGCCAG gtGGGCTGGTGTGTCTGACCACCAGGACCAACCCCTCCAACCTTCAATACAAGGAGGCCCTGGAGGCCACCCTGGACAAGCTGGAGCAGGCCAGGGAGTGGGAGCGCCtggtggcctggcc gtggaccgGTGGGAACTGGCTACCACCAAGCTGGAGGTGGTGCCTGGCACTTCTGACGGCGATGGCTTCATCTCTGGCATTGTCTACCTCTACCGAAAGCGGCAGGTGGCCCAGGTTGAGGAAGTAA
- the CLDN4 gene encoding claudin-4 yields the protein MASMGLQVMGIALAVLGWLGAILSCALPMWRVTAFIGSNIVTSQTIWEGLWMNCVVQSTGQMQCKVYDSMLALPQDLQAARALIVICIVVAVIGVLLSVMGGKCTNCVEDESSKAKIMIVAGVVFILAGLLVMVPVSWTANTIIRDFYNPLVASGQKREIGASLYVGWAAAGLMMLGGALLCCNCPPRADKPYSAKYSAARSAPASNYV from the coding sequence ATGGCCTCCATGGGGCTTCAGGTGATGGGCATTGCGCTGGCCGTGCTGGGCTGGCTGGGCGCCATCCTGAGCTGCGCGCTGCCCATGTGGCGGGTCACGGCCTTCATCGGCAGCAACATCGTCACATCGCAGACCATCTGGGAGGGCCTGTGGATGAACTGCGTGGTGCAGAGCACCGGCCAGATGCAGTGCAAGGTGTACGACTCTATGCTGGCGctgccgcaggacctgcaggcgGCCCGCGCCCTCATCGTCATCTGCATCGTCGTGGCTGTGATAGGCGTGCTGCTGTCCGTGATGGGTGGCAAGTGCACCAACTGCGTGGAGGACGAGAGCAGCAAAGCCAAGATCATGATCGTGGCGGGCGTGGTGTTCATCCTGGCCGGCCTGCTGGTGATGGTGCCCGTGTCCTGGACGGCCAACACCATCATCCGCGATTTCTACAACCCGCTGGTGGCCTCTGGTCAGAAGCGGGAGATAGGGGCCTCACTCTACGTGGGCTGGGCGGCTGCCGGCCTGATGATGCTTGGCGGGGCCCTGCTCTGCTGCAACTGCCCGCCCCGTGCTGACAAACCCTACTCGGCCAAGTATTCTGCCGCCCGCTCCGCCCCCGCCAGCAACTACGTGTAA